Proteins from one Osmerus mordax isolate fOsmMor3 chromosome 21, fOsmMor3.pri, whole genome shotgun sequence genomic window:
- the LOC136964962 gene encoding polycystin-1-like yields the protein MEQEKRGVEQEKRGVEQEKRGPPRSTVYHAPQLDSSPSSPPVDDHPRRVAAKAYSLSSLMMILMSARVLNEEPLVLRGDEIAATGKRADAQSLLCYHGNDSPECERFSIPRAFNSSLGRAAPGQSIMQLMFQVEPNPFPFNFVPNHTVSTEVASMEFRTDNGSHIPIQHLSASQAITVAVNNGSEGGGGGGAGAGGAPLSGAVNVSRCESVVVR from the exons atggagcaggagaagaggggggtggagcaggagaagaggggggtggagcaggagaagaggggg CCTCCTCGCAGCACGGTCTACCACGCCCCTCAGctggactcctccccctcctcccccccggtGGACGACCACCCCCGGCGCGTGGCAGCCAAGGCCTACAGCCTGTCCTCCCTCATGATGATCCTGATGAGCGCCCGCGTGCTCAACGAGGAGCCGCTGGTGCTGCGAGGGGACGAGATCGCCGCCACGGGCAAGAGGGCCGACGCCCAGAGCCTGCTCTGCTACCACGGCAACGACAGCCCCG agtgTGAGAGGTTCTCCATCCCCAGAGCCTTCAACAGCAGTCTGGGCAGAGCTGCACCAGGACAGAGCATCATGCAGCTgatgttccag GTGGAACCGAACCCGTTCCCCTTCAACTTCGTCCCTAACCACACCGTCTCCACTGAGGTGGCCTCCATGGAGTTCCGTACGGACAACGGCTCCCACATCCCCATCCAGCACCTAAGCGCCAGCCAGGCCATCACCGTCGCCGTTAACAATGGCTCggagggtggcggggggggcggggcaggagCGGGAGGAGCCCCGTTGTCAGGGGCCGTTAACGTGAGCCGGTGTGAGTCGGTGGTGGTGAGGTGA
- the LOC136964963 gene encoding polycystin-1-like, producing the protein MTFDPDDECNQYFTSSDEDLIKRILAEGQLQLCDAQQLFSQPDSDLADLSSILGDKTEVILLQKLSDPLTPGGGRRNPPKTKTAFTSNTVITDVCRPEAVPCLVWPCHPMGELGGACPGQWAVYVGGARFQRGRGHDVADFLYRQLPDFPVSYWSQLRWCVRRCTLRCVRGVCVRRSRMCWWTLPGCSAWCRGCPEFAPPTGFALAQAQDQARKVRLLHTMLKNFLVYMLVLLVVLLLNFSDPAEHSQTLGLHTQLKHTLHTPETVSRREDLWAWLTESLLPRLLDDSSLFQETGSVLLGLPQLRQTRDTHSSGSVGSGSINGTSAAAWTNDVRGGEIVQSLSRTLDEAVTSLRHLQQRHWLDHRTREVCVEFSLYNTNTDLLTAFNFLFEFPVSEHAQSSLDLLTFRLQPITGLNLQLLLTGLFLLLLLYFCVGGATCCFRGTLREGWRFLLSPWRLLGACGLVLAACVCVLQFLRLAIGGRRWAQFLADRSVFTDFHSLARLSHAHSNLSALLLFLLLLKASHHLRLLREWAVFGRALSRSVWDVLAAALLLLLLLLAYAHTAHLLFHAVLEGYGNIGSACLSLLGAGGRGLLSWRPSAMMTGPLSSTSSLAFHSSFAVLRLLLLWMLTSALLRNYRRARAELYRPAVDLQDYEMVELFLRRLKMWMGLSRAKEFRHKVRFEAWSLPRPALPPPATVSPCACPPWTPPTPPPSPDSVDAGSEASWRPSSSSPCFLTEAPGTGLGLGLGPGPGGLVLGGPGGVGGPGSGSPGGLGGPGVPVGGATWRERAESEATLRRLLPSLDALLQQLDRVTVATEELYRVECRLERAQRKARERGRGLGRGGGGEERGSASAPPDTPAPLASMPKLTPAPPTTPAPVPTPSLPPTPAPSTPVPPLVSTPAPLPPPQPRDWNPPLERETLPPSSSLFNYPAHTTTIPTHKRKRKPPPLKNKVHPNPDRHVSGHPKP; encoded by the exons atgacctttgaccccgaCGATGAATGCAACCAATACTTCACCTCCTCAG ACGAGGACCTGATCAAGCGCATCCTGGCGGAGGGTCAGCTGCAGCTGTGCGACGCCCAGCAGCTATTCTCCCAGCCTGACAGCGACCTGGCTGACCT gtccagTATCTTGGGGGATAAGACAGAGGTCATCCTCCTGCAGAAGCTGAGTGACCCTCTGaccccggggggggggagaagaaacccCCCGAAGACGAAGACCGCCTTCACCTCCaacacag ttatAACTGATGTGTGTCGCCCCGAGGCGGTTCCCTGCCTGGTGTGGCCGTGCCACCCTATGGGGGAGCTGGGCGGGGCTTGTCCTGGCCAATGGGCTGTCTATGTGGGCGGGGCGAGGTTTCAGCGAGGGCGTGGCCATGATGTGGCTGATTTCCTGTATCGGCAGCTTCCTGACTTCCCTGTTTCCTACTGGAGCCAATTAAG gtggtgtgtgaggcggTGTACTTTGCGGTGTGTGCGCGGCGTCTGCGTCCGGAGGAGCAGGATGTGCTGGTGGACTCTCCCAGGGTGCAGCGCGTGGTGCAGAGGGTGCCCCGAGTTCGCCCCCCCCACGGGCTTCGCCCTAGCCCAGGCCCAGGACCAGGCCCGCAAGGTCCGCCTGCTGCACACCATGCTgaag AACTTCCTGGTGTACAtgctggttctgctggtggTTCTGCTGCTGAACTTCTCCGACCCGGCAGAACACTCCCAGACCCTGGGACTGCACAcccagctgaaacacacactacacactccagAGACTGTCAGCAg ACGTGAGGACCTGTGGGCGTGGCTTACGGAGTCCCTGTTGCCACGGCTACTGGATGACTCCTCCCTCTttcaggagacaggaagtgttctTCTGGGCTTGCCTCAACTGAGACagaccagagacacacaca GTTCTGGGTCTGTCGGGTCTGGTTCCATTAACGGTACCAGTGCAGCAGCCTGGACCAATGATGTACGTGGTGGAGAGATCGTCCAATCACTGAGCAGGACCCTGGATGAGGCCGTCACTTCACTACGACACCTACAGCAACGCCATTGGCTGGACcacag aaccagggaagtgtgtgtggagttctcTCTCTACAACACCAACACAGACCTGCTCACAGCcttcaacttcctgtttgagttTCCTGTCTCTGAGCACGCTCAGTCAAGCCTTGACCTCCTGACCTTTCGtctgcagccaatcacaggccTCAACCTGCAGCTGTTGCTCACG ggtctcttcctgctcctgctcctgtaTTTCTGCGTGGGCGGGGCTACCTGCTGTTTCCGTggcaccctgagggaggggtggcGCTTCCTGCTGTCTCCGTGGCGACTTCTTGGCGCGTGCGGTCTGGTGCTggccgcgtgtgtgtgcgtgctgcagttcCTGCGCTTGGCCATCGGGGGGCGGCGGTGGGCGCAGTTCCTGGCTGACAGGTCTGTGTTCACAGACTTCCACTCCCTGGCCCGCCTGTCGCACGCTCACTCCAacctctctgccctcctactcTTCCTGCTGCTACtgaag GCCTCCCATCACCTGCGCCTCCTGAGGGAGTGGGCTGTGTTCGGCCGGGCGCTCAGCAGGTCAGTCTGGGACGTCCTGGCTGCTgccctgctgctgttgctgctgctgctggcctacgctcacactgcacacctg ctcttccACGCCGTTCTAGAAGGCTATGGCAACATTGGCTCCGCCTGTCTCTCGTTGCTAGGCGCCGGGGGTCGCGGCCTGTTGTCTTGGCGACCGTCTGCGATGATGACAGGCCCCTtaagctccacctcctccctggcctTCCACTCCAGTTTCGCCGTGCTGCGCCTGCTGTTGCTATGGATGCTAACTTCCGCATTGCTAAGGAACTATCGCCGGGCGAGGGCGGAGCTTTACCGGCCAGCAGTGGATCTCCAAGACTACGAGATGGTTGAGCTGTTTCTACGGCGACTGAAGATGTGGATGGGACTCAGCAGGGCCAAGGAG ttcCGTCACAAGGTGCGTTTCGAGGCATGGAGCCTCCCCCGTCCCGCTCTTCCTCCACCAGCGACTGTAAGTCCCTGTGCCTGCCCCCCCTGGACGCCCCcgacgccccccccctccccggacaGCGTGGACGCCGGCTCCGAGGCCTCCTGGCGcccgtcctcctccagcccctgcttCCTGACGGAGGCCCCAGGGACTGGCCTCGGACTGGGGCTCGGCCCGGGCCCTGGAGGCCTGGTTCTGGGGGGGCCTGGAGGTGTTGGAGGGCCTGGAAGTGGAAGTCCTGGAGGTCTTGGGGGCCCTGGCGTCCCGGTTGGAGGGGCCACGTGGCGGGAGAGGGCGGAGTCTGAGGCCACGCTGCGCAGGCTCCTCCCCTCGCTTGACGCCCTGCTGCAGCAGCTGGACCGCGTCACCGTGGCGACCGAGGAGCTTTACCGCGTCGAGTGCCGCTTGGAGCGCGCTCAgaggaaggccagggagagggggaggggcttaggaagagggggagggggggaagagagag GGAGTGCATCTGCCCCCCCTGATACCCCTGCACCCCTTGCCTCAATGCCTAAActcacccctgcccctcctacCACCCCTGCCCCGGTCCCTACCCCCTCCCTACCACCAACCCCCGCCCCCAGCACCCCCgtccctcctctggtctctacccccgcccccctcccgcccccccagcccagggaCTGGAACCCCCCCCTGGAGAGggagaccctgcccccctcctccagcctgttcAACTACCccgcccacaccaccaccatccccacgcACAAGCGCAAGCGCAAGCCCCCGCCCCTCAAGAACAAGGTGCACCCCAACCCGGACAGGCACGTCTCTGGACACCCCAAACCCTga